DNA sequence from the Cyprinus carpio isolate SPL01 chromosome B13, ASM1834038v1, whole genome shotgun sequence genome:
tTGTTAAACACAATACTGACATAAATATGGTGGCCCTGGTGGCTGGTATGTCTGGGAGGGACTCCATCACTCTGCAGGCATATGGGGGGCATGGAGTCTGCAGGCTGGATTTAGACCCTAGAAGGCTCTTCTTGTGTCAATGATAACACTTCTGGTTTCCCCTGTTGGCTGCATGTTTACTTAACTCAGGGTGCTCCACAGCAAGAGCCCCAACGCTCCATGTGGGGGGCGACTAGGACGGGGCAAGATCTGAGGATGACCTGACACCTCTTGTAAATGGAACTTCCCTCAATTACAGTCAGATGATAATCAAAAGGGTTAATGAGTTTTAATCCAAAATTACTTAATGAATATCCCTGTTCCATGGCTTTGAAATGCTCTTTTGTGAGTAATGAGATTCTAATAGTTTAAGatgatttttaaccttttttaaacaaatgaaaccttGAAGATACAATGCTTGTTAATAGCACATTCAGAAAAAGAAGAGATGATTCTGGAGACCCCCTTCATTACAATCACTTCATTCCTCACAAGCTCTGCACcgtaaaaaagttatattgtttCAATGCAAACTAAACCAGAATATTACCATCACAAAGCAAATCCATCTGCTATTATTCAAAAACACACGGCTGGTCTATAAACCATAGAACTCAACACACCAATGCTTTAAACAATTCTGATGGCtttcttaaaatatgtataaacttataaatatgtttagatatgtggaaaatgtattatttatgattGGAGCAcaccgtaattttttttttttactttgtaaatgtGCACCTTTTTTATAGCttagttaattttaaaaaatctacacTACAATATGTACATCCTTATCAAACtgattataacaattaaaattttatactGGATGTTATGGTCCAAACGGTTTACAAGACACAATTTGGATTGATTTACATGTACTAAAAAGCATACAAATTACCTACAGGTGGGCAAAAAGTGGAATATGTTGTTTAAACAAGAGACTAGGAAAACAAAGCAGGCTATATCAGATGCTGCCTGAGCATTTAGAAAGTGATATAAATATAGGGCTCCTGTTCTGATGAGGCTTTAgaattaaagtgaaaactattgAACTTTCTGTTTCTATCACCCCTTTTTCCACTGGCCAACTGGGAATGTGCCTGCAGAATCTTAGAGTGAGTGTGAACTCTCCCACCAGTGGCACCTTGTAAAATGACATCTGCATTCACCTCTGGGCTTTTGAAGAGAGGAAAACTGAGCACTCAACGACTTTAACGGCATTAAAAAGTTAGTTTAAACACACAGTAACTAAAACTTAGAATGACAGCAAGAAAATAGAGACAAACATTTAAAAGCTTCAAAATAACATCTAACATTGTTTATTCCTATCTTTCCgcgtttttaaaaatgatatacaagCTAAAAGGTCTTAAGTCTGAACCAAACAGGCTAAAACAAAAGTCAGTCTGACATAAAATCTGCACTACACCATCACTTACTAATGTGTCAGTGTAATTGAGTGTGAGCTTAATTAAATGCGTGCCAACACTTGTACCCCTCACTGCACTGGCACACATGGAACACTGAGCAGCAGATTTGACCCGGTGAGCTGGGTCTGTTTAGAGTCCTGTTACATGAGAACTCATTCCTCTCCTCTGGAGCTTCGTTACAGGACAAAAGTCTAGCACAGCATAGCTATATCCTTGGAAACTGAAAACACATCTGTGTCCTGTTATACAAACTAATACACCCCCTTCCCCATCAACATCACCTCACTCTGATTTAACTGGAAGGCTTGGTGGAAAGTTCTGGCCCAATATAAAACTAATTGTTCGCTCTCCCTTTTTCACTTTCTCTCCGTTTCCTTTTAGGAGCAAGATGAAACCGTAACacagatttattgatttatttatttaaattacgttttgtttattttgctaatTCAAGGGATGCAATTGATTCATTTccaaaacagtcattatgaaCATAATTCACGTAAACTGGACTATTTTAGTCCATAGAACTTCAAGAAGCCAGAGGTCTACATCTGTTTGCCTTTAGTCATGGTATACTCTGTGAATAAGTTGGTGGGTTCTGTGGCTgaatttgagaaaataaaaaaaattcacaataatgaAATTCTGAAAACACAATGCAAATAGATAAAGACTTGAGAATTGTAAAGGTCAATGACGTGACTAATCTAGCAAGTAAAACACATTAAGAAATGCAATGCATATGAATGACTGTTGATTATGATGAATATTTTcaatttctgaatattttttttgtggggttAACATAAAAATGTCTAGGCAGTGTAACTAAGCAGAGGCTGTAAAAAGTCTATTAAAAGaatgatattctttaaaaaataactagtgtgacaatgtttattattatgcaaaaataaGCAATGAagcaatattgtttaaaaatattcttaaataaaaaataaataaaaacactcgTGTAACCAACAAAGCATcttgaaatgttataaatgttacaCTTCTAAAAACATGACGTTTTGaactatatttataaattgttttataaatgcacGCTCATGTCTTGGGTTACAATATTCACCAACAAACTTCAAATATGAcataaatcatgaataaaaaataagagtTACATCGAAAAAAATTAGTAATCTAATTTTGTGCCAAAAATTTAATAGATGCTATCTGTTGTGCCAATAGCTGACAAATCATCGTGGGAACACCCACTTTCTCCTTTTGAAGGTGGGGGATCGGCGGGGGTGTCTGGAGTAGAGCCTGTGCGCGGATTTAACTCAGAGACGCAGTTGCTGCTTTCACATTTGCTCCTGGATTCTACATTGTGCGGATCTGTTCTTCACACTGCAAACATGGATATGAAAGTGATCGTAATATTCGCTCTGATGGCGGTCGTCATTCATGCACCGGTTTCAAATGGTGAGTTGTTGTTTAACAGATTattaatgtttacattatttttgcacTGTGCATAAAGCGTAGATGCATGTTTGGTATGCTATTTTGCAATCCGTTCATTAAAGACATTCGAtgcaaatattgcaaaaatattaaagatttttacgtgcacctgTGTAAGAAATTACGCGTATTTCATTGCATTTacgcatttttatttaaagtgtttattaaactcaaaactgttttatttattattagtgtaaTACTCTATGGATTTTTGTTTCTAAAACTCACGTGGGACATTCACACCAGttggttttatatgttttaatttcatGAAACGTACGTGATTTTCTACATATTCGAGATAAACTGACTCGCATGCGGTCAGGAGAGCAGAAAAGCCACTGGCACGACGTTGATTAATGTGTGTATTTGTCGGCCTCTTTGTTTTCTCTTAATTACCCACAAATTAGAGGATAAAACAGAACCGCAAAGATAGCGCCAGTCTTTACTTCAATCGAGCCAGTGCGCGCGGCTCTATCTACAGCTCGCACGTTTACATGACAATAAGAATAGATTACTAGAGATGTCATTAGCATTTTACAAGTGGACTAACGTGGATAGAGCTTCGTCAAGTCGCAGGTAGTTAACACCGTTGGCCTCTTGTGAGTGGGCAATGTCCGTTAAAGTATTTGTGTACGTGAGCTGTGCAGTCTTCACATACAATGTAAAGCTGCTTGAGCTGTGAAGTCTCTGCTTCCTTGAGCGTGTAACCGGTCCGAGCCAAATGGAACAATAATCCCCGCGCTGCTTTAATGAGCAAAAATGTGAAGACTGTTGAAATAAAGTATTTACGTGCGCGCACGTTCCAATTCATACAGCCAGTTTGATCTgtatttagttcatttaaaaataaagtattctcATCATATGTAGGCTACTCACTTGAATTGCtttatgttataatattataaactgaATTTagtaagcatttttatttacagttaaagtTTATAGAGCACATAATATAATCGCAtctctattatataatatacactgcTTAACGATCTCGTTTTGTAAGTATTAGAAAAGCCATTAGAGGAAAATGCACCCCCTGTGTGTCTGATAATTGTGCTGGTTGTTATTAGGGAGTGTTGCAATACTAAGTTTGGCACACTAGAATGATTACATAAGGgattttgaaaattaaacaaatctttcAAGTTTCATTTTTAGTCAAGGATGCGGTTTTCTATTATAAAGCATCTGTGGTGTAAGCTCAATTAAAATACCAGGCAAAAGTGATTTGCATTTGTGTACTTTCTCATCAGACTTCATTATTCATCATGATTTTGTCCAGCGCTCACATGCACTGAATTAAAAGCATTACAGCAACAGCTGAattgagtttttctttctttttttaattcttctcCAGCCAAGCCCATCAGCCTGGTAGAGAGATGCTGGTGCCGTTCCACAGTCAACACAGTCCCACAAAGAAGCATTCGTGAGCTCAAGTTCGTCCACACACCCAACTGCCCCTTCCAAGTCATGTGAGTATCTGCACTAAACTGTCTCTTTCCGACTTCTGATGAGGTGTCTGCCTGACCCAGAAACACATCACTTCACCCCATCAATCTTCAAATACTAAAAGGACACTGAATGAGGCAGGAATTGGCCTCCTCCGTCTGGCATTATACTGTTGGACAGGCTCTCACAATTGCACACATCCAGGGGGAAATGCTATAGGAGGGGGTAGGACCTTTAAGCATggatgcatttgtattttgtacaGGAAAACAGCATCATAGGGGTCCGAAAGAGTTCCTCTTCGAGCTCTTTCTCACACATGTAAAGGGCTTGAATGATGTGCTTAGTCACACACCATAGCCTTGCATGCTGATGAGAACTATCCCCCCTGTATGTTTTCACTTCTGTTGAGTGaagtgttcaaaacagttgcttTATTCggatttttaacaaagattaatggCAGTGCCATGTCAAACTCACTTTTTTTCCATACCATAAATGCTCACCAAggtgtaaacaaacacttaaactGTGTCAAAGGGTCAGTGAGATAAAAACAGCTGGTCATACTCAAAATTCACAAACCGACCAATAATTGACACAAAAGCCGAAGGCAAAGCCCTGGAGAACAGATCAGAACCTGATTCCCAAAGCTCAAGAGGCCTTGATACTTCAAATCTGCATTGATGAGTGATGCTGGTAACACTATCTACCAGTGTTTGCTGTTGGCCTTGGCTTGCTGTGAAGTAATTACAACCTGCTGTTTGCAGCCCAGACCCTCTCAAACTCCCGCTGACTAGATCGAGATCAACAAATGCCAGGCCCTGATAAACTGCTGCTACTTCAAAAGAGTCAGCTAACCAAATTAGAGGAGATCCGTGAAATGAAGATAAGAACTGATTACTTTAAATGATACAGATATGATGATGGTGGACGCATACTTTAAAGCTAATCCTGTCTCTGAAGGATGTGTCTTCCTCATGAAATTTTCAAGGATTTATATTATGTAGTGCCATTCATTTGTGGGACGTTTAGTAATGCGGATTATGAGAAGGACAACAACTAACAGCTGCAAGTTCAGCAGACTGTTTGTGCGTGTGACGAAATATAATGTTTGCCAGAAACCCAGAGTTTAAAAAGATTGAAGAACATTTCTTAGAAAGCCTTTTTAGCAACAGTACACATAACCAAAGCAGAgcccaaaattattttaaaatattattatcatcaactataatgattttcaaaaaaaaaaaaaaaaaaatgcaataaatgattttcaatattgaaatacaaatacaatatcatattaaatgttacttttaatagttaaaatcccccccccccaaaaaaaaacaaaaaaacaattttaacttGATTTGACCTtatattgctaaaatattttcatcaaaatccaaaaattacattttaacctGACTGGGTTTTACTTTACATAGGAAAGAGTTTAATGATATCTTTGTGTCAGTTGTAGCCAATTGAAAACAAATGGTTCACCTGTGCTGACAAGACACCTATAATCTAATCTCTTTGCTGAGAGCTACAAGGAAGAGTGTGATAACAATCTGGTAATCTGTTAAGACCTGTAGGGAAGACGGGAACACAGATGCAGAAAAAGCATACTCAGGTTGATGAGAGATTGCAGTGTAATATCACTTATTAGAGAGAGGAGTGACTGAGAACTAACTGCTTGGCTGAGCTTGAATGCACGACAGTTCTGCTATTGTATGGCTGATGCTGACTATGGGGTTTCTATTGTACTGCATTCAAAATCTACTCACAATGGGCCCTTGTAGCTTTACACTTAGTAATGATTGATTGCTTATACTGCAATTTGAATGTCTAAAAAGTTCAAATTTCAGCACCAAGATATCTATATATTCAAACAATATAATGAAAACTTGCACTTTTCCCCTGCAGTGCCAAACTGAAGAACAACAAGGAGGTGTGCATTAACCCAGAGACCAAATGGCTGCAACAGTACCTGAAGAACGCCGTGAACAAGTAAGGAAACCCTCTTGACAAATAGGAGCAGAGAAATAGGAGATAGGAAATACAGCGCCACACACAATGTGTAATTTGTCTTACAGCCTTGTTCTCACTATAAATGGCCTTTCAGAGTCACTTTTATTTCACTTAACcaaattatatttacttatcCCAGATGAAATGGTGCACTGCGTCAAATATCAAAGGCCCATTGTAATAGTTTTACGTAAAAGTCTCTATTGATAAAAAGTCACCCGCACATTAAAACACTGGTCTTTCCCGTTTCTCCAATATCTCTGCATGCTCACGAAAGCCATTCCCAGTTTGTTTCTCAGTTTTCTTTTGATTGTTTCTGTCCGCTTATAgtgctctaaaatatttatttttaagttgatgTGCAAGATTAGCAGCTACTGCCTTGCAAATGAAAAACATGTTCGGGCTTTGCGGCCTTGCCTTAATAGTTACTCTGCTGATCGTTATCGTAAACGTCTAAACAAGGCAAAACAAGCTTTTGTTGTACTGAATCATGAGAAGAAAGACATTTTCCCACATTTGATCATGAGTTTGATGTATTAGATCAGGGAACTGGTTGCCTTCGTCTTTCATTTCAGTGCCAGCTATAAAATTGTCATGCACGCTCAATGAAtttggggggggtgtggggggaaTATAAAAGGTCTTATGGATGACAAACCAGTAGATGCTACCTTCATTGGTGTGTTTCTACCTGTTAAACGATAATCATTGTCTAAGGGAGAGAAAAGTGTGAACTGTTCAGTCTGCACAACAAAACACTCATAGCCAGAGATGAACGATGGCTCCTTGGGGCTGAACACCCATGAATGGCCGCTAGACGCTAATGAGCACATACTGTGCGGTCATTAGTACAGCTCAATAAGGGAAAAAGGAAGTTGTACATCTGCAGGTAGTGAGGGAGGTTTCTGCCATCAGCAACACCTCCGATCAATGAGCTACAAAACAGATCCATCTGCTTAGACAttctggtcatgtgacatgtataaactaaaaaaaagatgaagtgtgtaaataaaaaatacttttacacaCCCATCAAACCTTATATACTGAGATCACTAAGTAAGCCTTTATAGGtcaaatttgcaaataaataaataaaacattaaattttttcattattatgtttGGTCTCATTAGTAGCTCAAACATTACACACTCCTGATTGAAAATATaggatttttttatggtttctgggtgattttttttttaaaacaaataacattttcaccACAATTAAAACTAATAGCATGCAGTTACAAATACAAATTGCCTATAAAAGTAATGAGATGTCCGTTACATTCTTGCCAGAAGCAGAATTAAGGTTTATTGTTGTAATCACTGTGGAGATTCAGGCTATTTTAAAATGCCCTGCTTCTCTTAACAAGTCATGAACACATTTAGTTAAAATAAACACTCAAATTCTTCAGCATTACAGTATGACTGTTTTCTCATTCTAATGTTTTGCTTCTCTTTATTGCAGAATGAAAAAAGCTCAACAACAGCAGAGCTAAGAAGTCTGCCAGATGACAAGAGAATCTGACAGCCCACCGTCACAGATATGTACCATATAGTCTTCTGGCATGCTTGCTGACCCAGCACTTAACCTGCCAAATATGCATCCCCAGTAAATGACTCGGCAAAAGACCACCAGACCATCGTCGCCACCCATGTAGTCTTCTCTGTTAGCGCCAAGTGCAATTATATATGTAtgactgtgttttttttacttttttttacgtATGATATGTATATACAATGTTTTCTTATATATCGTCTTAAGAACAGTAAAGAGATATTTTTGGAGTCGTGTTTGCTCCTTGTTTGTTGTGTTATGCTGGATTAGGCAGAACGGCATTTAGATAATGAGGCATTTTGGAGCAAACATTCAAAACAGAATATGTGACTTCACATTGGCAGGACTGAAGTTCTGACAACTCATATGCATGcaagtgctttgacacaaaaaGAAgggcattgattttttttaacgaTTTTGTTACGTATTTTACTAGTTCATTACTTAGATATCTGTAACAGCATAAACTGCATGTAAACGTTATATGGCATATATGATAAAAGAGTCACTTGTTTTCGTTCTTGGAAAGGCAGGGTTACTTAGccaaacaaacatgaacaatttAGACCACGTATAACCCAAACGGTTTCTGAATGACTTTGGGGAATGTAATTGGTTATACTGGAAGGCATTTGTGCGCCGACAGAGTGTCTTTTGCAACATTCTGTGGATACCAAAACATCTGTGCTTGCAAATGTTAATTGACCGATCAGAGTGTGCGTAAGGAGCTCGGCGtcacaacaaaaatgttttttcaggcTCAGAAGAATTAAGTAATGAATAGAGACATCAGAGACAGTTGTGCGTCAGTTATCAAAACAAAAGTAGAGGTTAGAGAATTTACTGCAAATACTAATGAGCTAATTCATACATTCAGTGATGAAAACTAAATCATGGTAGGCAAGATAATCTTTATAATACAGCAGTGTTAGTGGAACATCT
Encoded proteins:
- the cxcl12a gene encoding chemokine (C-X-C motif) ligand 12a (stromal cell-derived factor 1) — protein: MDMKVIVIFALMAVVIHAPVSNAKPISLVERCWCRSTVNTVPQRSIRELKFVHTPNCPFQVIAKLKNNKEVCINPETKWLQQYLKNAVNKMKKAQQQQS